One Bifidobacterium crudilactis genomic region harbors:
- the pheT gene encoding phenylalanine--tRNA ligase subunit beta yields the protein MPMVDIDWLSDHVELKKDLSYEQLAADLVRVGLEEEMIHRSSVTGPIVVGYVVDATPEPQKNGKTINWCHVDVGDAFNDKDEQGNSVPRGIVCGAPNMAAGEKVVVTLPGAVLPGDFRIEPRKTYGHVSDGMCASERELGIGDSHDGIILLREHGFTAEEYEALKPGDDAISLLHLNNPILEINITPDRGYAFSYRGIAREYHNSTGAVFTDPVKRLNSLIPDIAAAEVEPSYVPDVDVEIEDDNPIHGVIGCDRYYARAIHHVNTASRTPNTMRRRLIRAGMRPISLPVDVTNYVMMDLGQPLHAYDLDAIEGPIVVRRAREGEELVTLDGKSHTLSVEDLLITDSPNGERASRILGIAGVMGGQYGEVTDETTNILIEAAHFDPISIARSARRHKIPSEASRRFERGVDTRLQPAAAQEAVELLSKYGSGSASHSPKDLNNTVKPKDILFKASEVKRLAGLDCELNRISEVLIDIGCRVGGGGNGEFTVAPPTWRPDLTEPCDLVEEVARLIGYDNIPVVVPSAPVLGNSGLTPFQLRHRWVANTLAESGLVETLSYPFVGDEDFKAFALEAETVHGNSVQLENPLAGDRPYLRRSLLMTLALTVQRNIRRGLQNVGIYELGRVFLWDPQAPAIPALPGGVRPSDEQLAALDAGLPEQPEHVAAIFTGNAEDAGWLSQKRPVDWTDAVETVERVSKRLGARLSLQQPASGESDPSWHPGRSARVLLPDGSVVGTVGEFHPEVNAALGLPAHSAAFELNLTAIFSALDDSPVQAKAISTFPPVHQDLAFTVPEALSAQELQDTIVKAAGDDLESIELFDVFTGDQLGKDKKSLAYAVTFRSPVKTLGAEDSEALRSVIVEAAEQLGAQLRA from the coding sequence ATGCCTATGGTTGATATTGATTGGTTGTCGGACCACGTCGAGCTGAAGAAGGACCTGAGCTACGAACAGCTCGCCGCTGATCTCGTTCGCGTCGGTCTGGAAGAAGAGATGATTCACCGTTCCTCGGTGACCGGTCCCATCGTGGTCGGGTATGTCGTGGATGCCACGCCTGAACCGCAGAAGAACGGCAAGACCATCAACTGGTGTCATGTCGATGTCGGCGACGCCTTCAACGACAAGGACGAGCAGGGCAACTCTGTTCCTCGCGGAATCGTCTGCGGCGCCCCGAACATGGCAGCGGGCGAAAAGGTGGTCGTCACACTTCCGGGAGCCGTGCTGCCGGGTGACTTCCGCATAGAGCCGCGTAAGACATACGGACACGTTTCGGACGGCATGTGCGCCTCGGAACGTGAGCTTGGCATCGGAGACAGCCACGACGGCATCATTCTGCTGCGCGAACATGGTTTCACCGCAGAGGAATACGAGGCGCTGAAGCCCGGAGACGACGCGATCAGCCTGCTGCATCTCAACAATCCGATTCTGGAGATCAACATCACCCCGGATCGCGGATATGCCTTCTCGTACAGAGGCATCGCCCGGGAGTATCACAATTCCACAGGTGCCGTGTTCACGGACCCGGTGAAGCGCCTAAACTCCTTGATTCCTGATATCGCTGCCGCAGAAGTCGAGCCTTCCTACGTGCCTGATGTCGATGTGGAGATCGAGGACGACAATCCGATTCACGGTGTGATCGGCTGCGACCGCTACTACGCTCGCGCGATTCATCACGTCAATACCGCGTCGCGGACTCCGAACACCATGAGACGCAGGCTGATTCGTGCGGGCATGCGGCCGATCTCACTGCCTGTCGACGTGACCAACTACGTGATGATGGATCTTGGCCAGCCCCTGCATGCCTATGATCTCGACGCCATAGAAGGCCCGATTGTGGTGCGTCGCGCCCGCGAGGGCGAAGAGCTCGTCACTCTGGACGGCAAATCCCATACCCTGAGTGTGGAGGATCTCCTGATCACCGATTCGCCAAACGGCGAGCGTGCATCCAGAATCCTCGGTATCGCAGGGGTTATGGGTGGCCAGTATGGTGAGGTCACCGACGAGACCACCAACATTCTTATCGAGGCGGCGCATTTCGATCCGATCTCCATCGCACGCTCGGCGCGTCGGCACAAGATTCCCTCCGAGGCTTCACGCAGGTTCGAGCGAGGTGTGGACACCAGGCTTCAGCCTGCCGCAGCGCAGGAAGCCGTTGAATTGTTGAGCAAATACGGTTCCGGTTCGGCTTCCCATTCGCCAAAGGACCTGAACAACACCGTCAAGCCGAAGGATATTCTCTTCAAGGCGAGCGAGGTCAAACGTCTTGCGGGACTTGACTGCGAATTGAACCGGATATCGGAAGTGCTGATCGATATCGGCTGCCGGGTCGGTGGCGGCGGCAACGGCGAGTTCACCGTGGCGCCTCCAACATGGCGACCTGATTTGACCGAGCCATGCGACCTGGTCGAGGAGGTGGCTCGTCTGATCGGATACGACAATATCCCCGTCGTGGTGCCTTCCGCTCCGGTGTTGGGCAACAGTGGTCTGACCCCGTTCCAGCTGCGTCATCGGTGGGTTGCGAACACCCTTGCCGAATCCGGACTGGTGGAGACCTTGAGCTATCCCTTCGTCGGTGACGAGGACTTCAAGGCCTTCGCTCTTGAGGCCGAGACCGTTCACGGGAACAGCGTGCAGCTGGAGAACCCTCTTGCCGGTGACCGTCCCTATCTGCGTCGCTCCTTGCTGATGACGCTCGCCTTGACCGTGCAGCGCAACATTCGACGAGGTTTGCAGAACGTCGGCATCTATGAACTCGGACGTGTGTTCCTCTGGGACCCTCAGGCCCCTGCGATTCCGGCGCTTCCAGGTGGAGTGCGTCCTTCGGATGAGCAGCTTGCCGCACTTGATGCGGGGCTTCCCGAACAACCGGAACACGTTGCGGCGATTTTCACCGGCAACGCGGAGGACGCGGGCTGGCTTTCGCAGAAACGTCCCGTTGACTGGACCGACGCAGTGGAGACCGTTGAACGTGTGTCCAAGCGGCTAGGGGCCCGGTTGAGCCTGCAACAGCCGGCTTCAGGCGAAAGCGACCCGTCATGGCATCCCGGTCGCAGCGCCCGAGTGCTGCTGCCTGACGGGAGCGTCGTCGGAACCGTCGGAGAGTTCCATCCCGAGGTGAACGCCGCCTTGGGACTGCCTGCTCACAGTGCCGCCTTCGAGCTCAACCTCACGGCCATATTCTCGGCTTTGGACGATTCGCCTGTCCAGGCCAAGGCGATATCGACATTCCCTCCCGTGCATCAGGATCTGGCGTTCACAGTTCCCGAGGCTCTCAGCGCTCAGGAGCTGCAGGATACGATCGTCAAAGCCGCTGGCGACGACCTTGAGTCCATTGAACTCTTCGATGTCTTCACCGGCGATCAGCTCGGCAAGGATAAGAAGTCGCTGGCGTATGCGGTAACATTCCGCTCACCAGTGAAAACACTGGGTGCGGAGGACAGTGAGGCGCTGCGTAGTGTAATTGTTGAGGCAGCAGAGCAATTGGGCGCCCAACTCAGAGCCTGA
- the argC gene encoding N-acetyl-gamma-glutamyl-phosphate reductase: MSQYTVAVAGATGYAGGEALRILATHPDFTVTCVTGHSSVGEPLSKHMPHIPQLGNLVVQDTTADVLNGHDVIILALPHGASGKLAAQLDPQSVVVDLGADHRLERQEAWDSYYGGEFYEHWTYGMPELILGNATEGGYTRQRSKLPGVRRIAGPGCNVTAVTLAFQPAVATGLVDMHSIVANLVVGYSGAGKNLKRTNLLAAQAFGSATPYGVGGSHRHIPEILQNLGHAATASDGGKDMAMSFTPVLAPMARGILASVVAPLSERAFGLSDDAIHLIWEQAYEGQDFIQVLPAGVMPATADVVGSNAAHIQVAVDRRSHTLQAFAAIDNLNRGTAGQAVQSLNIAMNLPEMNGLTMIGVAP, from the coding sequence ATGTCGCAATATACGGTTGCCGTTGCAGGTGCGACGGGTTATGCAGGCGGTGAGGCTCTGAGAATCCTCGCCACCCATCCGGATTTCACGGTGACCTGCGTCACGGGACATTCATCGGTCGGCGAGCCTCTGTCAAAGCACATGCCCCACATTCCGCAATTGGGCAATCTGGTGGTTCAGGACACCACCGCGGATGTGCTTAACGGGCACGATGTCATCATCCTGGCACTGCCTCATGGCGCTTCCGGCAAACTCGCAGCGCAGCTTGACCCGCAGTCGGTGGTCGTGGATCTGGGAGCGGACCACCGCCTGGAACGTCAGGAGGCGTGGGATAGCTACTACGGCGGCGAGTTCTACGAACACTGGACCTATGGCATGCCCGAACTGATACTTGGCAATGCCACGGAGGGCGGCTATACGCGTCAGCGCTCCAAGCTTCCGGGAGTCAGGCGAATCGCAGGACCGGGATGCAACGTCACCGCAGTGACCCTGGCATTCCAGCCCGCCGTCGCCACCGGACTCGTCGATATGCACTCGATCGTCGCCAATCTGGTCGTCGGGTACTCCGGGGCCGGGAAAAACCTCAAGCGCACCAATCTGCTGGCCGCCCAGGCTTTCGGCTCCGCAACACCATACGGCGTAGGTGGCTCGCATAGGCATATTCCCGAGATATTGCAGAATCTCGGTCATGCGGCGACGGCGTCGGATGGCGGCAAGGATATGGCGATGTCGTTCACTCCGGTGCTGGCGCCAATGGCAAGGGGCATCCTTGCCAGCGTCGTGGCTCCTCTGAGCGAGCGAGCCTTCGGGCTCAGCGACGATGCGATTCACCTGATCTGGGAACAGGCGTATGAAGGTCAGGACTTCATCCAGGTGCTTCCCGCAGGAGTCATGCCCGCCACCGCGGACGTCGTAGGGTCCAACGCAGCCCATATCCAGGTTGCCGTGGACAGGAGATCACATACTTTGCAGGCCTTCGCCGCAATCGACAATCTGAACAGAGGCACCGCAGGGCAGGCGGTGCAGTCCTTGAACATCGCCATGAATCTGCCCGAAATGAACGGTTTGACCATGATAGGAGTAGCGCCATGA
- the argJ gene encoding bifunctional glutamate N-acetyltransferase/amino-acid acetyltransferase ArgJ, whose product MSVTYAKGFEAAGVSAGISAHEGKKDLALVVNQGPLHAAAGVFTSNRFCAAPVQWSRKAVADGSLHAVVINSGGANACTGEAGYLQSAKTAGAAATQLGLAPQEVAVASTGLIGELLPMDNVLQGVEHAFSHLADTENAGSDASYAIMTTDTVPKTVTLDGTGYRIGGMVKGSGMIAPQLATMICVITTDAAIDAAQAEEALRQATSASFDRIDVDGCMSTNDTVLLLASGASDVQPDMAEFSALIREACTTLARKIVGDGEGSSHDINVTVKGATSEDAALICARAIAGANLLKCAIAGNDPNWGRVVSSLGTVPQATAPYDPNKVTVEINGVKVCDGGKPGEARSLVTMNEREVDITVDLHEGKAQGTIWTDDLTHDYVQINSEYES is encoded by the coding sequence ATGAGCGTCACATATGCCAAGGGATTCGAAGCTGCCGGTGTTTCGGCAGGCATTTCCGCACACGAAGGCAAAAAGGATCTGGCGCTCGTCGTCAACCAGGGCCCTCTACATGCGGCGGCAGGCGTGTTCACCTCGAATCGCTTCTGTGCGGCACCGGTGCAATGGTCACGAAAGGCCGTCGCCGACGGGAGTCTGCACGCAGTGGTCATCAACTCCGGAGGAGCGAATGCCTGCACGGGGGAGGCCGGATACCTGCAATCGGCAAAAACCGCAGGCGCTGCCGCCACACAGCTCGGTCTGGCGCCGCAGGAGGTCGCGGTGGCATCGACAGGACTCATCGGCGAGCTTCTGCCGATGGACAATGTGCTGCAGGGTGTGGAACACGCATTCTCCCATCTAGCTGACACCGAGAATGCCGGCTCGGACGCGTCATACGCGATTATGACCACCGACACCGTGCCCAAGACCGTCACTCTGGACGGTACCGGGTATCGCATCGGTGGCATGGTCAAGGGCTCAGGTATGATCGCACCGCAATTGGCCACGATGATCTGCGTGATCACCACGGATGCGGCAATCGACGCCGCTCAGGCCGAGGAGGCTCTGCGCCAAGCCACCTCAGCGAGTTTCGACCGTATCGACGTGGACGGATGCATGTCCACCAACGACACCGTGCTGCTGCTGGCATCGGGTGCCTCGGATGTTCAGCCGGATATGGCCGAGTTCTCGGCTCTCATTCGCGAGGCCTGCACCACGTTGGCTCGGAAGATTGTCGGGGACGGGGAAGGTTCCTCGCACGACATCAACGTGACCGTCAAAGGCGCCACAAGCGAGGACGCGGCTCTGATCTGCGCGAGGGCCATAGCCGGAGCCAACCTGCTCAAATGTGCCATAGCTGGCAACGACCCGAACTGGGGCCGTGTGGTGTCTTCGCTGGGCACCGTGCCGCAGGCGACGGCTCCCTACGATCCGAATAAGGTCACCGTGGAAATCAACGGCGTCAAGGTCTGTGACGGCGGCAAGCCGGGTGAGGCGCGTTCCCTGGTCACCATGAACGAGCGCGAGGTCGACATCACCGTAGACCTGCATGAGGGCAAGGCTCAGGGAACCATTTGGACGGACGACCTCACGCATGACTATGTGCAAATAAACTCTGAATACGAGTCGTGA
- the argB gene encoding acetylglutamate kinase, with the protein MTPVKGPGFHFDVHTDLRADQKAEVLIEALPWLEEFSGQRVVIKYGGNAMVDDHLKRCFAEDMVFLRQVGLHPVVVHGGGPQISSMLKALGIKSEFKGGLRVTTPEAMDVVRMVLTGKVSRELVGLINSHGPYAVGLSGEDGALFSAMQRKPIIDGTATDIGLVGDVVSVDASAVEDIINAGRIPVVSSVAPNEDDATQVLNVNADSAAAALAAALGARKFLILTDVDGLYADWPDKNSLIGRIGVENLRDMLPDLESGMRPKMEACVRALDGGVEQSHIIDGRKPHSLLNEIFTTAGIGTMVVPEDGIEMRSSYEVA; encoded by the coding sequence ATGACACCAGTCAAGGGACCGGGTTTTCACTTCGATGTGCATACCGATCTTCGTGCCGATCAGAAGGCGGAGGTGCTCATCGAGGCCCTGCCGTGGCTTGAGGAGTTCTCAGGCCAACGGGTCGTCATCAAATACGGGGGCAACGCGATGGTCGATGACCATCTCAAGCGCTGCTTTGCGGAAGACATGGTGTTTTTGCGACAGGTCGGGCTTCATCCTGTGGTCGTGCACGGTGGCGGTCCTCAGATTTCGAGCATGCTCAAGGCTCTGGGCATCAAATCCGAATTCAAGGGGGGTCTGCGCGTGACCACGCCCGAAGCGATGGACGTGGTGCGCATGGTGCTGACGGGCAAGGTTTCCCGTGAACTGGTGGGCCTGATAAATTCACACGGGCCATATGCCGTCGGGCTGTCCGGAGAGGACGGGGCGCTGTTCTCCGCGATGCAGCGCAAGCCGATCATCGACGGGACCGCCACGGATATCGGACTGGTCGGTGACGTGGTCAGCGTCGATGCCTCCGCGGTGGAAGACATCATCAATGCCGGACGCATCCCCGTGGTGTCATCCGTTGCACCGAACGAGGACGATGCCACGCAGGTACTCAACGTCAACGCCGATTCCGCGGCTGCGGCACTCGCCGCCGCGTTGGGGGCACGCAAATTCCTCATACTCACCGATGTAGACGGGCTGTATGCCGACTGGCCGGACAAGAATTCCTTGATCGGGCGCATCGGCGTGGAGAATCTCAGGGATATGTTGCCTGACCTGGAATCAGGGATGAGACCGAAGATGGAAGCGTGTGTGCGAGCATTGGACGGGGGAGTCGAGCAGTCTCACATCATTGACGGCCGCAAGCCGCACTCACTGCTGAATGAAATCTTTACGACAGCCGGTATCGGCACGATGGTGGTGCCTGAGGACGGCATCGAAATGAGGAGTTCGTATGAAGTCGCTTGA
- a CDS encoding acetylornithine transaminase: protein MKSLETLGADGSHWLSEYKDVHMNVFGTPLRVLDHGLGSHVWDVDGNEYLDFLGGIAVNSLGYAHPKWVAAITEQAGKIAHISNYFASEPQIRLAEMLIDKAGAPEGSHVYFGNSGAEGNEAAIKLAKLYGRTMPGALPKIGGKQARIVALTHGFHGRTLGALSATWKPDIRTPFEPLVPNVEFATSGDLRSMEDIFSSTGKGRYGKGPVAAVIMELIQGEAGVKAMDPEYVKGVRALCDAHGALLIFDEVQTGIGRTGEWFAFQREDLSGGVVPDAVTFAKGVAGGFPMGGLIAFGASLSALFTPGSHGSTFAGNPLAAAAGVATLTTIQDEHLMENAEDRGRQLRDGLEHCGNPLFAGARGRGLLDAVQLSHPCAHAAANWALEHGLIVNAVAPDALRFAPPLVVAAEDVDACVAVLTKMPADLKND, encoded by the coding sequence ATGAAGTCGCTTGAAACGTTGGGGGCCGATGGAAGCCATTGGCTGAGCGAATACAAGGATGTCCACATGAACGTGTTCGGCACGCCTCTGAGGGTGCTTGATCACGGACTGGGCAGCCACGTCTGGGATGTCGATGGCAATGAATACCTCGACTTTCTTGGTGGTATCGCAGTCAATTCCCTGGGCTACGCGCACCCGAAATGGGTTGCCGCGATAACCGAACAGGCAGGGAAGATCGCCCATATCAGCAATTATTTCGCCAGTGAGCCCCAGATCAGGCTCGCCGAAATGCTGATAGACAAGGCCGGGGCGCCGGAAGGGTCGCACGTCTATTTCGGCAATTCAGGAGCCGAAGGCAATGAGGCGGCGATAAAACTGGCGAAGCTCTACGGCCGCACCATGCCGGGAGCTTTGCCGAAGATCGGCGGCAAACAGGCCAGAATCGTGGCCTTGACGCATGGTTTCCACGGCAGGACGCTCGGTGCTCTGAGCGCTACGTGGAAGCCTGACATCAGAACCCCCTTCGAGCCTCTCGTACCGAATGTCGAATTCGCGACCTCGGGGGATCTGCGATCCATGGAGGACATCTTCTCCAGTACAGGCAAAGGCAGATACGGCAAAGGGCCCGTCGCGGCGGTCATCATGGAGCTCATCCAGGGCGAGGCCGGCGTCAAGGCCATGGACCCCGAATACGTCAAGGGTGTGCGGGCTTTGTGCGATGCACACGGCGCCTTGCTGATCTTCGACGAAGTGCAGACGGGAATCGGACGGACAGGGGAATGGTTCGCATTCCAGCGTGAGGATCTCAGCGGCGGGGTGGTGCCCGATGCCGTGACCTTCGCCAAAGGCGTTGCAGGTGGATTCCCCATGGGAGGGCTTATCGCTTTCGGCGCATCCCTGAGTGCGTTGTTCACGCCAGGGTCCCATGGTTCGACCTTCGCGGGAAATCCGCTTGCTGCGGCCGCCGGGGTGGCCACCTTGACGACGATACAGGACGAACATCTGATGGAGAACGCCGAAGACCGTGGACGGCAGTTGCGCGACGGGCTTGAGCATTGCGGCAATCCGCTCTTCGCAGGAGCTCGAGGCCGAGGTCTGCTGGATGCGGTGCAGCTCTCTCACCCGTGTGCGCATGCCGCTGCAAACTGGGCATTGGAGCATGGTCTCATCGTCAACGCCGTGGCTCCTGACGCCTTGCGATTCGCCCCTCCGCTGGTGGTCGCCGCAGAGGATGTGGATGCCTGCGTAGCGGTATTGACCAAGATGCCGGCCGATTTGAAGAATGATTAG
- the argF gene encoding ornithine carbamoyltransferase: MTAQLRHMLRDDDVSHDEQLDILELGMRFRENRLFSRPFEGPQAVAVLFDKPSTRTRSSFSVGVAELGGYPLVIDKGGSQLGRGEPVADTARVLTRMTSAIVWRTFGQERVEEMARYATVPVVNALTDEFHPCQVLADFLTIAQHQGGVSELAGKTIAYLGDSANNMANSYLLAGATAGMHVHIAGPYGYLPEQSIVADAQAIAAKTGGSVLVTTDAKEAVRGADCVFTDTWVSMGEESQYATRSKPFWDYQVNDELMSLAADNALFQHCLPAYRGKEVTASVIDGPQSVVWDEAENRLHAQKALLTWLIAMQRDDTSLLDGTK, encoded by the coding sequence ATGACAGCTCAGCTCAGACATATGCTCAGGGATGATGATGTTTCCCATGACGAACAGCTCGACATACTCGAATTGGGTATGCGCTTCCGCGAAAATCGGCTGTTTTCGCGTCCCTTTGAAGGACCCCAGGCGGTGGCGGTGCTCTTCGACAAGCCGAGCACGCGTACGCGATCAAGCTTTTCGGTGGGTGTCGCCGAATTGGGCGGCTACCCTCTGGTGATAGACAAGGGCGGTTCCCAGCTCGGTCGTGGTGAGCCCGTTGCCGACACCGCCAGGGTGCTGACGCGTATGACCTCCGCCATCGTATGGAGGACCTTCGGGCAGGAACGCGTCGAAGAGATGGCTCGCTACGCCACGGTTCCCGTGGTCAACGCCCTGACCGACGAATTCCACCCATGCCAGGTGCTTGCGGATTTCCTCACCATCGCCCAGCATCAGGGCGGAGTGAGCGAACTTGCAGGGAAAACCATCGCCTACCTTGGTGACAGCGCCAACAATATGGCGAATTCCTACCTGCTGGCGGGTGCCACGGCCGGTATGCATGTGCATATCGCAGGGCCCTACGGCTACCTGCCCGAGCAATCGATCGTGGCCGACGCGCAGGCCATCGCCGCCAAGACCGGCGGTTCCGTTCTCGTCACCACGGACGCCAAGGAAGCGGTGCGCGGTGCCGACTGCGTATTCACCGACACCTGGGTGTCGATGGGCGAGGAAAGCCAGTACGCCACACGCTCGAAGCCCTTCTGGGATTACCAAGTGAATGACGAGCTGATGTCCTTGGCGGCCGACAACGCGCTGTTCCAGCACTGCCTGCCCGCATACCGCGGCAAGGAAGTGACCGCTTCGGTTATAGACGGCCCTCAGTCCGTGGTGTGGGATGAGGCAGAAAATCGCCTTCACGCTCAGAAGGCCCTGTTGACCTGGCTCATCGCCATGCAGCGTGACGACACCTCGCTGCTGGACGGTACGAAGTAG
- a CDS encoding arginine repressor: protein MVSGEPSMPLQRPTTRAARHSAIQDVLAQHIITSQQQLADVLASQGIEVTQATLSRDLDEMHATKIRIADGSVCYTVPGLQHEVALNTRISQETAQDHEDGMQNWTAMSKFEQQMSRVLSGLVTSVASAQNLVVVHTPSGAAQYVASVLDRQPIDGILGTIAGDDTVMAITSDNDTAIQRASWLLNLASGGDGPHAKGENG, encoded by the coding sequence ATGGTGAGCGGAGAACCTTCGATGCCGCTGCAACGGCCGACGACCCGTGCGGCACGGCACAGTGCGATTCAGGACGTGCTTGCGCAGCACATCATCACCTCGCAGCAGCAGCTCGCCGACGTGCTTGCATCCCAAGGCATCGAGGTCACGCAGGCCACATTGAGCCGTGACCTCGACGAAATGCACGCCACAAAGATTCGCATTGCGGATGGCTCCGTCTGCTACACGGTTCCGGGCCTGCAACACGAGGTTGCGCTCAATACCAGAATCTCGCAGGAGACGGCCCAGGACCATGAGGACGGGATGCAGAACTGGACGGCAATGAGCAAATTCGAGCAGCAGATGTCACGGGTCCTTTCCGGCCTGGTGACCTCGGTGGCCTCGGCGCAGAATCTCGTGGTGGTGCACACCCCATCAGGTGCCGCGCAATACGTCGCCAGCGTGCTCGACCGTCAACCCATCGACGGCATCCTGGGCACCATCGCCGGCGACGACACGGTGATGGCCATCACCAGCGACAACGACACCGCCATCCAGCGGGCGTCATGGCTGCTGAATCTGGCGTCCGGCGGTGATGGTCCGCACGCCAAAGGCGAGAACGGATAG
- a CDS encoding argininosuccinate synthase produces the protein MTNKNRIVLAYSGGLDTSVAIPYLKDQTGKDVVAVSLDVGQGGERLETIKERALACGAVESYIVDARDEFANEYCMPALQANAMYEGVYPLVSAISRPLITKHLVRAAHQFGADTIAHGCTGKGNDQVRFEVSIMSIDPTLKAISPIRDLGLMRDVEIAYAKEHKLPIEQTEKSPYSIDQNVWGRAIETGYLEDPWNGPTKDVYSYTDDPAFPPVEDEVVIEFEKGIPVKIDGRQVTPLQAIEEMNRRAGAQGIGRIDLIEDRLVGIKSRELYEAPGAIALITAHDELENCCLEREQHRLKRDIDKRWGELVYDAQWYSPAVKSLMAFIKDTQEYVSGEIRMVLHGGRAVVTGRRSNSSLYDYSLATYESGDSFDQKASNGFIEIYGLPSKVAAARDVRFGNGVEVPQGEVK, from the coding sequence ATGACCAACAAGAATCGCATCGTGCTGGCGTACTCGGGAGGTCTCGACACCTCCGTCGCCATCCCGTATCTCAAGGACCAGACCGGTAAGGACGTCGTGGCGGTATCGCTCGACGTCGGTCAGGGCGGTGAACGCCTGGAGACCATCAAGGAGCGTGCACTGGCCTGCGGTGCCGTGGAATCGTACATCGTGGATGCCCGTGACGAGTTCGCCAACGAATACTGCATGCCGGCATTGCAGGCGAACGCCATGTATGAAGGCGTCTACCCGCTGGTATCGGCCATCTCGAGGCCGTTGATCACCAAGCATCTGGTTCGTGCCGCCCACCAGTTCGGTGCGGATACCATCGCGCATGGCTGCACCGGGAAGGGCAACGATCAGGTCCGTTTCGAGGTATCGATTATGTCCATCGACCCGACGCTCAAGGCAATCAGTCCCATCCGTGACCTTGGTCTGATGCGTGACGTGGAGATCGCCTATGCCAAGGAGCATAAGCTTCCGATCGAGCAGACCGAGAAAAGCCCGTACTCCATCGACCAGAATGTGTGGGGACGTGCCATCGAGACAGGCTATCTCGAGGATCCGTGGAACGGGCCGACGAAGGACGTGTATTCCTACACCGACGACCCTGCCTTCCCGCCGGTCGAGGATGAAGTGGTCATCGAGTTCGAGAAGGGCATTCCCGTCAAGATCGATGGCCGTCAGGTCACTCCCTTGCAGGCCATCGAAGAGATGAACCGCCGTGCGGGCGCGCAGGGCATCGGACGCATCGACTTGATCGAGGACCGTCTGGTAGGCATCAAGTCGCGCGAGCTTTACGAAGCACCTGGCGCAATCGCTCTGATCACAGCCCATGACGAGCTGGAGAACTGCTGCCTGGAGCGTGAGCAGCATCGCCTCAAGCGTGACATCGACAAGCGTTGGGGCGAGCTGGTATACGACGCACAGTGGTATTCGCCTGCCGTGAAGTCCCTTATGGCCTTCATCAAGGACACGCAGGAGTATGTGTCCGGTGAGATTCGCATGGTGCTGCACGGTGGTCGTGCCGTGGTGACAGGACGTCGTTCTAATTCCTCTCTGTATGACTACAGCCTGGCGACTTACGAATCCGGCGATTCCTTCGACCAGAAGGCATCGAATGGATTCATCGAGATCTACGGTCTGCCCAGCAAGGTCGCAGCAGCTCGCGACGTCCGCTTCGGCAATGGCGTGGAAGTGCCCCAGGGCGAAGTCAAGTAG